The Aquicella siphonis DNA segment CGGAAATCAAGCGTCTTTCAGCAACCGGATTTCAACTGGATCTGTCACCGCCAATCGACCGGCATTCCACTGTTTCATTTATTTGTGAAAACGGCGAAATATCTCTTCCTGAAAGCCCGGAGCATACCGTAAAATTCACTTGTGAAAAAAACGCGATGTGCCGCATTGTTTATGACGATGCCCATCTTGGCGCCGTCGCCAACCGGATCAAATAAAGCAGACAAACATGCAGACTACTGACATCCAGCAAGAACAAGACATTTATACCGTGAGCCGGCTCAATAATGAAGTCCGGTATCTGCTGGAAGAAAGCTTCCCCCTGATCTGGGTGGAAGGCGAAATTTCCAATTTCGCCGCTCCCAACTCCGGTCACTGGTATTTCTCTTTAAAAGACCCGTCGGCGCAAGTCAGGTGCGCGATGTTTCGTGGCAGCCAACGCCATCTGGGGTTTGTCCCTAAAGACGGCATGCATGTTCTCATCAAGGCGCGGGTCAGCCTTTACCCAAACCGCGGCGAATATCAATTGATCGCGGAACAGATGGAGGAACGCGGCGAAGGAAAACTGCGCCGTGCCTTTGAATTACTCAAGAAAAAACTGGAAGCGGATGGATTGTTTGATCCCGCACATAAAAAAATGCTGCCCGCCTTTCCCGCGCAAATAGGGATAGTCACTTCATCCACCGGCGCCGCGATACGCGATATTCTGACAGTCTTGAAACGGCGTTATCCTTGCGCGTCTGTCATCATTTATCCCACGCTGGTGCAAGGTGATACCGCAGCACCGGCAATCGTCAAGGCCATACAGACCGCCAACCGGCGTGCGGAATGCGACATTCTGATTGTCGCGCGCGGCGGAGGCTCTCTGGAAGATTTATGGCCGTTTAATGAAGAAATGGTCGCTCACGCCATTTATCAAAGCCGGATCCCCGTCATCAGCGGCGTGGGGCATGAAGTCGATTTCACCATCGCGGATTTTGTTGCCGATCAACGCGCGCCCACGCCTTCCGCCGCTGCGGAAATTGCCACGCCAGACCGCACTGAACTGCGGCAAGCTTTATCGCTGAAGCAAAAACAGATAGGGCGTCACATGCAGGCGAAATTGGCTTCCAGCCGCCAGCACTTGCACTGGATGCAAAAACATTTATATCAGCAACACCCCAAACGCCGGCTGGCGGAAAAAATGCAGCGTCTGGATTTTGCAGAATCATCGCTGATACAAACAATAAACCGCCTATTGAACCAGCTGCGGCACGGCACAAAAGATCGAGAGGCGCATTTGCTCAGGCTCACGCCGGCGCATCGTATCCGCCAAACGCATGACCTGCTGATATTCAAGCGCAAGCAGTTCAATACATTGATCTCAACATTGCTGGCGCACAAAAAAACCACGCTGGCGAAAGCTGCGGGAACACTGGATGCATTAAGTCCGCTCGCAACCTTGCAGCGCGGATTCGCCATCGCGACCACCCGGGATCGTCACATCATACGTTCCGCCAGCGCAGTCTGTCGCGGCGATGAAATACAAGTACGGCTTACGGACGGCATACTGGACTGCCTGGTGGAATAAGCCAGGCGGCGGTGTATTTCCTCTGTTTGCACACTGTCTCATTCAATAAAGCGGGAAAATCATGGTTTAGGGGAAATTTCACTCTTGGAGGACAAACCGACACTCTCTCTCAATTCTTTCATCGTCTCACTCTGCAAGATGTCTTGAACGCCTTTCTGAATCCCGTCAATTAACACTTTTTCTTCCACCAGTTTTGCCTCGAATAACCCTGATGTGATAGGCGCGCCGGAATTCACACTCGACTTTCTTCCTATCATGCGTATGGTCAGACTTTCGCAAACCGGCACTGACACAGCTTTTAATCGCGCGCACAACTCATTCACATTCGAAGCCGTAATGGCAGGACGGTTGGATATCAGAGAATTCAGCGACACCAGTATCAGGCGCAACTCACGCAGGCGAAATTCAGGTCCGGAATAATTTTCAATGCGGCCCACTCCGCCATTTTTTTTCAGCACTGTTTCAAACATGGACTTAATAGTCTTGATACGCGCCAACAAATCATCCTGGTTTTTCTGTTTGTCATCTCGTTTACGGGCAGGCATAAACACCTCTCTTGTGAGGATGCTGTATGATTCACTAAAAGTATAGTCCATACCAGGAAACTAGACTGGCGGGCAGGTTGACGCTACTAGCATGTATTTACAGGAATTTATTTACTGAATAACGCGCCTGGACGGCCGGAGCGCGGCCGCCCGGGGCGATTATCTGGATTTGCGCGCCGCTTTTTTCATTTTTTTCGACGCCGGCTCCGCTGTGGATTTGCTTTTGCCGTTACGTTTTCCCTTTCTGGCAAGGCTCTTTTTCAACCGGGTGGCATACTTTTTTTCTATCTTGATTAATGCCGATGCCAACGCCCTGCCTTTTGTTTCGATTCCCTGCAGCATATGACGTTCCATCTCCTGTGCCGACTTGACATACGTCGATGCTTGCACTTCAGCCACTTTCGCTTTCATCCGGCGAGATTTACTGGCCAGTTTACTTTTGTACGACCGGCTCAATTTGCGTATCCTGGCCAGCGCCTGACGAAGACGGATTCTTGCCAATTCCTCTTTGCGTTCCAGCAACCGGATTTTCTTTTTCAATTTTTTCAAAATGAGATGATGATCTGAAGCCACAGCCATGTGCAAACCTCCTGGTCGCGAATTGATGGTTGGCGTTATCCCTGTGCCGTCATGGGTTTGATCGCGGTCACACTCGCGCCTGTCGTCATCACATCGGATAAAGAGACGGAATCCAGCAGCGAAATCAGATCAGCGAGCTTGCTGGAATGCGCTTCCTGTTCGCGCTTAAGCATGGCATTTTCCTGGGTCAACCGTGCAATTTCCCTGCGTGAATCTTCAATTTCAGCAAGCAGCAACATCATTTTTTCTTCTAGTTTTTGAAACAGATTATCTGTCATATTTTCTCTTCCTTCTGAAATTGAAATTCATTATTTCGGCGCAGACACTGGTTACACATTTTATCTTCATTTTTCAGGAGAGTAAATTCGTATATCAGCGGCAATGAAAACACATCCGGCGCGCCTATATAGTGACAGCTGCTTCTAGCCAGCCGGAATATACGCAACCGGGCTGTCTGTATCCTGCTTGTTAATAAACGGCAGCGAGGGATAGGCCACTTCAAGCGTGCGATATCCCGCCAGAATATGCTGCAGCACGGGCGCATACAGTTTCCGGCTGACGTAAATCGTATTGGCGTCCCTGTTTTTCAGCAAAGGCCACATTGCCAACAGCTGATCTGATGTCGGCACGTTAATGCGCTCTGTGCCCTTGATATGATATTTCACCGCACCCGGCGGTAAATGCAGATAAAAATTCATTTTGCTTTCCGCATCCAGAATCACCACATTCCATACATGCCAGGGTTTGATCCGGCTTGCTTCCTTCTGCAATGCAACAGCAAAACGGTTGACGCCGAATTTCGCGTAATACCATGCGGGCGCCACATCCACCGCAGCAAACAAGGCCGCAAAGAAAATCACGATCAGTCCGGCGGACCATAAGCGCTTGCGCGCAAGCACCGGCTCCCCGGAAAGAATCCAGTCAGCAGTAAACAAGACCGCGAAAGGCACCATAGGCAGGACATAATAGCTGCGGCGCGATCCGCTGGAGGTAAAAAACAGGAAAAGCACGAACAAAGTCCAGGCAACCCATCGTGAATCAGTCGTCATGTTTTTCCAGCGCGATTTGAGCGTCAGCAGCGCCGGGATAAAAAAAATCGTCCACGGCAGCAGATAAACAGGCAAATAAAGAAAATAAGTATAGATAGGGCCTTGATGATCGAATGGCTGAAAGTAACGAAGAATGTTTTCCCTGTATACCAGATACAAACCGTTTTGTGCAAATGAGTCGCCCCCAAAATAACTGGACGCAATGAATGGAGACAGGTAGACCAGCAGAGCCGGTATCACCGCCCAGACCAGGGTCAATCGCAAGTGTTGCTTCCAGGATTTTTGCAAAATAATATCGACCAGCACCGCGATCAGCGGGACGATCGCGCCCACCAGCCCCTTGCATAACGAAGTAAGCGCAATGACCAGAAAGAATACCGCATAATCCCAGAAACGGGCGTGCTCGCGTTTATTGAAGTACCAGGCGACAGCGAAAACCGTCCCGGCAAGGTTCAACATGTCTGCGCTGCTGACACGCGACCAGAACACAAAGTAATAAGTAGTCAGCAGCAGCCATCCGGACAACAGCCCCAGATGTCTGTCCTGAATTTTTTTCCCCAGGAAATAAATCGATGCCACTGTGAGCAGACCCGCCAAAGCCGACGGCAGCCGCAAAGTCCAGGTTGTCAAAGCACTGGTCAGTTTGGCGAACAGTGCAATAAGCCAATAAGACAGCAGCGGTTTGTCATAATAATCTGAATTGCCCAGATAGGGATGTAAAAAATCATTCCGGTAAAACATGCCTGAAACAATGTCCGCCCAGCGATGTTCCTGAGTCCAGATTTCCCGGCCGCCCAGGCAAGTAAAAAGCAGAATGACAGCAGCCAATAGTAAATAACTCACCCTGGCCTTGTTGCCCCACAAGGAATCAGCAATCGCAGCAAGTTTCATATG contains these protein-coding regions:
- the xseA gene encoding exodeoxyribonuclease VII large subunit, translated to MQTTDIQQEQDIYTVSRLNNEVRYLLEESFPLIWVEGEISNFAAPNSGHWYFSLKDPSAQVRCAMFRGSQRHLGFVPKDGMHVLIKARVSLYPNRGEYQLIAEQMEERGEGKLRRAFELLKKKLEADGLFDPAHKKMLPAFPAQIGIVTSSTGAAIRDILTVLKRRYPCASVIIYPTLVQGDTAAPAIVKAIQTANRRAECDILIVARGGGSLEDLWPFNEEMVAHAIYQSRIPVISGVGHEVDFTIADFVADQRAPTPSAAAEIATPDRTELRQALSLKQKQIGRHMQAKLASSRQHLHWMQKHLYQQHPKRRLAEKMQRLDFAESSLIQTINRLLNQLRHGTKDREAHLLRLTPAHRIRQTHDLLIFKRKQFNTLISTLLAHKKTTLAKAAGTLDALSPLATLQRGFAIATTRDRHIIRSASAVCRGDEIQVRLTDGILDCLVE
- a CDS encoding DNA replication initiation control protein YabA, with the translated sequence MTDNLFQKLEEKMMLLLAEIEDSRREIARLTQENAMLKREQEAHSSKLADLISLLDSVSLSDVMTTGASVTAIKPMTAQG
- a CDS encoding ArnT family glycosyltransferase, coding for MKLAAIADSLWGNKARVSYLLLAAVILLFTCLGGREIWTQEHRWADIVSGMFYRNDFLHPYLGNSDYYDKPLLSYWLIALFAKLTSALTTWTLRLPSALAGLLTVASIYFLGKKIQDRHLGLLSGWLLLTTYYFVFWSRVSSADMLNLAGTVFAVAWYFNKREHARFWDYAVFFLVIALTSLCKGLVGAIVPLIAVLVDIILQKSWKQHLRLTLVWAVIPALLVYLSPFIASSYFGGDSFAQNGLYLVYRENILRYFQPFDHQGPIYTYFLYLPVYLLPWTIFFIPALLTLKSRWKNMTTDSRWVAWTLFVLFLFFTSSGSRRSYYVLPMVPFAVLFTADWILSGEPVLARKRLWSAGLIVIFFAALFAAVDVAPAWYYAKFGVNRFAVALQKEASRIKPWHVWNVVILDAESKMNFYLHLPPGAVKYHIKGTERINVPTSDQLLAMWPLLKNRDANTIYVSRKLYAPVLQHILAGYRTLEVAYPSLPFINKQDTDSPVAYIPAG